The following are encoded together in the Mammaliicoccus vitulinus genome:
- a CDS encoding bifunctional 4-hydroxy-2-oxoglutarate aldolase/2-dehydro-3-deoxy-phosphogluconate aldolase, with the protein MDTLNIIKETKLIAILRNANPDDVLPIVRTLYKAGVRAIEVTMNSPKALASIDLIANEMKGKVVVGAGTVLDAESARLAILSGATFILSPTVNKETIRMTKKYGVVSIPGALTPTEILEAYEYGGDIIKVFPTTTMGPSYIKDLQGPLPHIPLLPTGGVDLNNVADFIKAGAVGVGLGSALVNTKVETSDEYHDELEKTAQAFYNKVHLEKGRA; encoded by the coding sequence ATGGATACTTTAAATATAATAAAAGAAACTAAACTTATTGCGATTTTACGAAATGCAAATCCGGATGATGTCTTACCTATTGTGAGAACGTTATATAAAGCTGGTGTTAGAGCTATAGAAGTAACGATGAATTCACCAAAAGCTTTAGCATCAATTGATTTAATTGCTAATGAAATGAAAGGGAAAGTAGTCGTTGGAGCTGGAACAGTATTAGATGCTGAATCTGCGAGGTTAGCAATATTGAGTGGGGCTACTTTTATTTTATCTCCTACCGTTAATAAAGAAACAATTAGAATGACTAAGAAATATGGTGTGGTAAGTATACCAGGCGCTTTAACCCCAACTGAAATATTAGAAGCTTATGAATATGGCGGCGATATTATTAAAGTATTCCCAACTACTACGATGGGACCAAGCTATATAAAAGATTTACAAGGACCATTGCCACATATACCGCTTTTACCAACAGGAGGCGTTGATCTAAATAATGTTGCTGATTTTATAAAAGCTGGTGCAGTTGGTGTAGGTTTAGGAAGTGCGTTAGTCAATACTAAAGTCGAGACAAGCGATGAATATCATGATGAATTAGAAAAAACGGCTCAAGCATTTTATAACAAAGTACATTTAGAAAAAGGACGTGCATAA